One Aureibacillus halotolerans genomic region harbors:
- a CDS encoding MFS transporter, whose amino-acid sequence MSPFFSNQVYMLRVFLFFFHSVATLITSFLPIYFQASSLDGTQIGILMAVGPFVSILSQPFWGYLSDKLSTVKYILLFCLFCLFIGTVVLFQTDTFYILIGSTALFFFFMSPIGGLSDSLAVKTAHKEGISFGSIRTFGSLGFAITALIGGEILQLAGVETLVYLLLGYILIAMLFSMKISDVKQVKTPLTLLSASKQLGIPTFWLFLLVVTLVTIPHRTNDTYLGIYVKALGGDESFIGWAWFIAVLSEALVYATSHLWMHRLSELTWILGASLLFSLRWILLSFLSDPLHLIALQCLHGVTFGVFYICAFQFITKLVPAHLQGSGHLLFITVFFGLSGMIGSLGGGFVIETFSPSVLYFIMGLSSVIGSIAIVLFRRYASVRQSTIGRSTSI is encoded by the coding sequence ATGAGCCCTTTTTTCTCTAATCAAGTGTATATGCTTCGTGTGTTTTTATTTTTCTTTCATTCTGTTGCTACGCTTATCACAAGCTTTTTGCCTATCTATTTTCAAGCGTCTTCGCTCGATGGTACTCAGATTGGGATTCTTATGGCCGTCGGTCCATTTGTCTCCATTCTCTCACAGCCCTTTTGGGGATATCTCAGCGATAAGTTATCCACGGTAAAATACATTTTGCTTTTTTGCTTATTTTGTTTGTTTATCGGCACTGTTGTGCTCTTCCAAACCGATACCTTTTATATCTTAATCGGGAGCACCGCTCTTTTCTTCTTTTTCATGTCTCCTATTGGCGGTCTCTCTGATAGTCTCGCTGTGAAAACGGCTCACAAGGAAGGTATCTCGTTTGGCAGTATTCGAACGTTCGGGTCGCTCGGGTTTGCCATTACTGCATTAATTGGTGGAGAGATACTACAGTTGGCTGGTGTCGAAACATTGGTCTATTTATTGCTAGGGTATATTTTGATTGCGATGTTATTTTCTATGAAAATCTCAGATGTGAAGCAAGTAAAAACACCACTTACATTGCTTTCAGCGAGCAAACAGTTAGGTATTCCTACATTTTGGCTGTTTTTACTCGTTGTCACTTTGGTAACGATTCCACATCGAACAAATGATACATATCTCGGCATATATGTGAAAGCACTGGGTGGCGACGAATCGTTTATTGGCTGGGCATGGTTTATTGCTGTGCTTTCGGAAGCGTTGGTGTATGCAACAAGTCATTTATGGATGCATCGCTTGAGCGAGCTAACATGGATTCTTGGAGCCAGTCTCCTGTTTTCCCTTCGCTGGATTCTATTGTCATTTCTTAGTGATCCGCTTCATCTCATTGCATTGCAATGCTTACATGGCGTAACCTTTGGTGTGTTCTACATCTGTGCGTTTCAATTTATTACAAAACTCGTTCCCGCTCACTTACAAGGTTCTGGTCATTTATTATTTATTACTGTTTTCTTTGGACTCTCCGGGATGATTGGTTCTCTCGGCGGCGGGTTTGTCATTGAAACATTCTCACCCTCTGTTCTTTACTTTATAATGGGATTGAGTTCCGTCATTGGGAGCATAGCAATCGTTTTGTTTCGCCGTTATGCCTCTGTAAGACAATCCACTATAGGACGTTCGACCAGTATTTAA
- a CDS encoding SDR family oxidoreductase: MQKTAVITGGASGIGKASAFTLGREGYQIALLDIQKERLTVVQQQLTDKGVSSIALEANVSKEEDVKKAVDQVVSHFGQIDVVFSNAGINGTFAPIEHLKEEDWDSTMGVNHKSAFLITKHTVPHLKETKGVLIYTSSVNGTRTFSNFGASLYSSAKAAQIAFMKMAAVELGRFGIRANAICPGAIATNIGENTHAHSSQLKEVAIPTEYPNGRHVLHEGAAPAQKVADLVSFLCSEKASHLSGTEIFIDGADSLFP; this comes from the coding sequence ATGCAAAAAACAGCGGTAATCACAGGGGGCGCATCAGGAATAGGGAAAGCTTCTGCTTTTACATTAGGCAGAGAAGGCTATCAAATTGCACTTCTAGATATCCAAAAAGAGCGGTTAACCGTCGTCCAACAGCAGCTTACTGACAAAGGGGTTTCTTCGATCGCTCTTGAAGCGAACGTTTCAAAGGAGGAGGACGTTAAAAAAGCGGTGGATCAAGTTGTTTCTCATTTTGGTCAAATTGATGTCGTCTTCTCAAATGCAGGCATCAATGGGACATTTGCCCCTATTGAACACCTCAAGGAAGAAGACTGGGACTCAACAATGGGAGTCAATCATAAAAGTGCTTTTCTAATAACCAAGCATACAGTTCCACACCTCAAAGAAACGAAAGGAGTGCTCATTTACACTAGTTCTGTCAATGGCACCCGAACTTTCAGTAACTTCGGAGCTTCACTATACAGTAGCGCTAAAGCTGCTCAAATAGCTTTTATGAAAATGGCAGCGGTTGAGCTTGGCCGCTTTGGAATTAGAGCGAACGCCATCTGTCCAGGAGCCATCGCCACAAACATTGGGGAAAACACACATGCCCACTCTTCACAGCTTAAAGAAGTCGCCATCCCAACAGAGTATCCTAACGGTCGGCATGTATTACATGAAGGAGCAGCTCCTGCACAAAAAGTAGCAGACTTGGTCTCGTTTCTTTGCTCTGAAAAAGCCTCCCACTTGTCTGGGACGGAAATATTTATTGATGGAGCTGACTCGTTATTTCCATAG
- a CDS encoding CPBP family intramembrane glutamic endopeptidase, whose protein sequence is MSEIKTNETVNELESRKNITRPGWPEIGMMVLGFLLVMVATVPFITMFTEPGTPMNGVLLAALSGLAGLGAFYAAYLLRIRSGASFGLKRVSKRWILISVGLGVVVFILGRLAVIVMYELGIGNFDLQASYRAASTAGTLYLIVHMLMIAVLTPLGEEFAFRGVLTNALLRYGPWVSIFGSAIIFATAHGITVAWPLAFFCGIASGYTFYRTRSVWPGVVIHAVTNGLGTLTGVIFTMFFS, encoded by the coding sequence ATGTCTGAAATAAAAACGAATGAAACAGTTAACGAACTTGAGTCTCGCAAAAATATCACAAGACCGGGATGGCCTGAAATTGGAATGATGGTGCTAGGGTTTCTGCTTGTCATGGTGGCGACAGTTCCATTTATCACGATGTTCACAGAGCCGGGAACCCCAATGAATGGTGTATTGCTAGCTGCATTATCCGGTCTTGCTGGATTGGGTGCCTTTTATGCAGCTTACCTCTTACGCATCCGTTCGGGTGCTTCATTTGGCCTGAAACGAGTGTCCAAGCGCTGGATCTTGATTAGTGTTGGATTAGGGGTTGTTGTTTTTATACTAGGTCGCCTTGCTGTCATTGTCATGTATGAGTTAGGTATTGGGAATTTCGATTTGCAAGCCTCCTACAGAGCTGCTTCTACGGCAGGGACACTCTATTTGATTGTTCATATGCTGATGATCGCTGTTCTGACGCCCCTTGGTGAAGAATTTGCTTTCCGTGGCGTACTCACGAACGCTTTGCTTCGCTACGGTCCTTGGGTTAGTATCTTCGGAAGTGCGATAATTTTCGCCACTGCTCATGGAATAACTGTGGCATGGCCGCTAGCCTTTTTCTGTGGTATCGCCAGTGGTTATACGTTCTATCGGACACGGTCAGTCTGGCCAGGTGTCGTTATCCATGCGGTAACCAACGGCTTAGGAACACTCACTGGGGTTATTTTCACCATGTTTTTTAGTTAA